gcaaattccaaaTGTGGACATACCATTGTTATATACAAgtttaaatagatagctggagagtgGCTGACAAAGATCTTACAAAGTGATGCTAGCACCCACTCAGCCTTTTTGACAATCTTAGAGATGTGGTTTGTCCAATGCAGATCGTTGTTTACAATAATGCCCAGATTACATCCACTAGAAGACTTCTTGAGATTGGTGTTGCTGAGGGAGTATGTAAAGGCTGAATTTTTCCTCCCATTTGACAGCCAGCCTTTACGTCCctatgacttagtggttcagcaaacgaGGCggttagaataagtacaaggctttaaaaaaagtatcgggatcgatttgttcgataaaACCTTCAAGgtgtaaacgataaaagatgtgtgtatttgtgtgtgtgtagaagcgtAGTACACATCTGTGCAATGAGTGTGGAGATAAAATCTGACATAACTATTCTGGTGAGCAACAAATACTTGTAGTCATCAGTTACCTCCCTTTTATTGTCAGGCTGATCTatcaaagaatttttctttttttacctcgACTGAAATGCTACGAAGAACTTATATTGAAAATGGGAGGATGCTTAGGTGTTCATCAATTTTGCCACCTGTTCTAGACATATTTGCATGTTGTAAATAAAACTTAAAGATaaatgtgctccagcatggccgcagtcaaatgactgaaacaagtaaaagagtaaatttgaATTCTGAAAAATACGATAGagtaatattttgtaattatagtTAACAGTCTCGTTACTGAATGCTAGGTTTTCAGAatcattttttattatatctaatacCATATACGTAGATATCGTTTTCGATATATTTTTTGTCATAGGTAAGGGTGCTTCTACCTGATCGTAGACCTTTATTACATGGATAGAGCATTAaggtcccccaccaccatcaccaccatttctGTCGGAATCTGATGACTATTTTGTGAGTGAGTGGTAGTAAATGTATAATTCAGTAAGGTTAATAAATAAACCTATGAACACAATCCATCTCATCTTAGTTAATAGATCAGTTTCTAGTAAATCGATGTACATTGCCTTCTACATGTAAAGTAATTCCCTAAAGGAATTGAGCTTCTGGACATCTTGAAATGATCACGTAGTATGGAGAGCACTAAGTAGGTGGCAGTTCTGGTGAGGAAGAAGTATCTCAGGGAAAATGGTCACTTTCCTATTACTGCCAGTTAATTTGGGATTTTAGTTTATTTACCAAAGGATTAGTAAACTATTATATTCGTGAGACGGGTTGAATAGTTGATCGTCAAACTTTCGGTATAACTATAAACTACTTCatggagaagaaaaaagacaaagaattgGGTGATTGTTTCCTTCTGTGAAAGAATTTTGATAcccaaaacatttaattttttacatttttgccaaccatttccttatttctttattgtccacaaagggctaaacatagaggggacaaacaaggacagacaaagggattaagtcgattacattgaccccagtgcgtaactggtacttaatttatcgaccccaaaaggatgaaaggcaaagtcgacctcggcagaatttgaactcagaatgtaacggcagacgaaatactgctaagcatttcgcctggcggggtaacatttctgccagctcaccaaccaTTTCCATGTCATTTACCGGTAAAATTTTTACAGGTACTTTCCTCCATGAACTTGTGAGCTGTTCTGAAAATCTGCAGATCAACTATTACACCCGTCTCACAAGTGTAATAGTTTATATAGTAATCTTTTAGTACATTAAAATAATTGGCTGTCGATAATAAAAAAGTTGCAAAAAATGttttggctatagcctagtcacccgtattacgaaccaggtgatacacgaaggagtcatacccaatgactggtgtagcagcatcatagtcaactgctacaaaggtaaaggtgacgctttagatacaaataattacagaggcatcaagctgttagatcaggttatgaaagttacagagagggtcatagcccaactaattagggagcgaatcaatttagatgagatgcagtttgggttcgtgccaggtaaaagcactactgatgccttatttctagtgagacagttgcaggagaaatacctagctaaggataaacctctgtacctggctttcgttgacatggNNNNNNNNNNNNNNNNNNNNNNNNNNNNNNNNNNNNNNNNNNNNNNNNNNNNNNNNNNNNNNNNNNNNNNNNNNNNNNNNNNNNNNNNNNNNNNNNNNNNNNNNNNNNNNNNNNNNNNNNNNNNNNNNNNNNNNNNNNNNNNNNNNNNNNNNNNNNNNNNNNNNNNNNNNNNNNNNNNNNNNNNNNNNNNNNNNNNNNNNNNNNNNNNNNNNNNNNNNNNNNNNNNNNNNNNNNNNNNNNNNNNNNNNNNNNNNNNNNNNNNNNNNNNNNNNNNNNNNNNNNNNNNNNNNNNNNNNNNNNNNNNNNNNNNNNNNNNNNNNNNNNNNNNNNNNNNNNNNNNNNNNNNNNNNNNNNNNNNNNNNNNNNNNNNNNNNNNNNNNNNNNNNNNNNNNNNNNNNNNNNNNNNNNNNNNNNNNNNNNNNNNNNNNNNNNNNNNNNNNNNNNNNNNNNNNNNNNNNNNNNNNNNNNNNNNNNNNNNNNNNNNNNNNNNNNNNNNNNNNNNNNNNNNNNNNNNNNNNNNNNNNNNNNNNNNNNNNNNNNNNNNNNNNNNNNNNNNNNNNNNNNNNNNNNNNNNNNNNNNNNNNNNNNNNNNNNNNNNNNNNNNNNNNNNNNNNNNNNNNNNNNNNNNNNNNNNNNNNNNNNNNNNNNNNNNNNNNNNNNNNNNNNNNNNNNNNNNNNNNNNNNNNNNNNNNNNNNNNNNNNNNNNNNNNNNNNNNNNNNNNNNNNNNNNNNNNNNNNNNNNNNNNNNNNNNNNNNNNNNNNNNNNNNNNNNNNNNNNNNNNNNNNNNNNNNNNNNNNNNNNNNNNNNNNNNNNNNNNNNNNNNNNNNNNNNNNNNNNNNNNNNNNNNNNNNNNNNNNNNNNNNNNNNNNNNNNNNNNNNNNNNNNNNNNNNNNNNNNNNNNNNNNNNNNNNNNNNNNNNNNNNNNNNNNNNNNNNNNNNNNNNNNNNNNNNNNNNNNNNNNNNNNNNNNNNNNNNNNNNNNNNNNNNNNNNNNNNNNNNNNNNNNNNNNNNNNNNNNNNNNNNNNNNNNNNNNNNNNNNNNNNNNNNNNNNNNNNNNNNNNNNNNNNNNNNNNNNNNNNNNNNNNNNNNNNNNNNNNNNNNNNNNNNNNNNNNNNNNNNNNNNNNNNNNNNNNNNNNNNNNNNNNNNNNNNNNNNNNNNNNNNNNNNNNNNNNNNNNNNNNNNNNNNNNNNNNNNNNNNNNNNNNNNNNNNNNNNNNNNNNNNNNNNNNNNNNNNNNNNNNNNNNNNNNNNNNNNNNNNNNNNNNNNNNNNNNNNNNNNNNNNNNNNNNNNNNNNNNNNNNNNNNNNNNNNNNNNNNNNNNNNNNNNNNNNNNNNNNNNNNNNNNNNNNNNNNNNNNNNNNNNNNNNNNNNNNNNNNNNNNNNNNNNNNNNNNNNNNNNNNNNNNNNNNNNNNNNNNNNNNNNNNNNNNNNNNNNNNNNNNNNNNNNNNNNNNNNNNNNNNNNNNNNNNNNNNNNNNNNNNNNNNNNNNggcacataaaagacaccatttcgagcgtggccgttttcgtgcgggtgacacgtaaaagcacccactacactctctgagtggttggcgtcaggaagggcatccagctgtagaaactctgccaaatcagactggagcctggtgttgccatccggtttcaccagtcctcagtcaaatcgtccaacccatgctagcatggaaagcggacgttaaacgatgatgatgatgatgatgtaatataaGGTGGTGAGAAGCTTGAATACATCAGATCTTCTGTCATAATTTTATTCACATCCAGATTGCTTTTGAGGGATATTAAATCAACCCTAGCATTTGTCTGGTACATACTTccttttatcaactccagaaggaaGAAAAGCAGAATTGATTTCGGAAcagtttgaacccagaatggtAAGTGTTGCAACATTATACTGCCGGACATTTTGTACAATGTTCAAACAATTCTGCAATCCATTACTTTAAGTTAGATTTAGATAGAAGTGACATATTACTTGCTAGCTCCGAGAAGCAGATGTCATTATtatggttgtgatggtagtatatccatatataaggaaataaattgTATACTGTGATGTGTTGGTGTGTGAATCGTTGCCAGACAACTgaatcatcgtcattgtcatccttTTAACGTCTCCATTTCCATGCTACTATAGGTCGAACAGTGTTTATTGATTCTCTACAGCCAGATGCAAACTAACTTTGTCTTGAATTAACTTTGGATAAAACAATTTCAACTGAATTGATAAATGGTTCATCACTTTGAGGCTACAGCAATTGATCTTTGTTCCTCTCTCCATACATTACATTTGTCTTTGTAGTAGGATGTACTGAGGATGACACATTCCTATATTATTTGATTAGCTAACAtaccttcaacatcatcatcatttaacatgttttctatgctggcatgagttggacggtttcaTAGGAGCTGGCCAAGGCCGAGGACTGTACCTGGTTCCATAGTCTGTCTTCAGCTTGGTTtgtacagttagatgcccttctgaatgtcaactactttacagagtgtactgggtgctttttatatggcaccatgaCCAGTGCTTTTCACatagcaccttggttttaggggACAGGTGAGTCTTCTTGcatacagcaatgtgccacatatccTGGTCCTTTCTCCTCTCCTTTATAAGACTCAACATCTCAGCAATTTTCCCTCAACCTAATTATACTGAAGCTAACTTTAACAACCAATTCCTCTTAGGGATAATCCTTCACTGTATTTCTTACACAACAACCTCACAGTTGCACTTTCATATTGCTATCTTTTCCCCCCATCCACGGTCTTGCTAAGTTCACAGCACTGGTTAATGGCCTGAGATAGGTTTCCCCCTTTGAACACTTAGTCGTCCCCCATTTTATACTCTTCTTGCGTCCCCTCTAACATAATAGTTATCATTTTTTGCACCATTTAAAACATATTGCCAGACAGATCAATCTTTTAACTATCTTCTATTTGTCTTTTACTTCAAGCCCTTTTGTCTTCagcttaatccttttgataccagcctgctTCAGACTGAACCTGATTCTAGAAtataaacttcctattttaaagatATCTAAATTAAAGCCATCCAtataaatttcctgttaatttgctccaaacaccagcttagtaaattcatcattttcaaaatttaccgaAACAAAAccagcatatttcaacagaaatatggcaataaGACAAGTTAATGTGATATTCTTCAGCAGGGAAAACGTTTGATTAATATAACCATCTTgtagtttcgttattttttccttttagttcAGAGTTAATACGGAATTGCTTGGCTACAGTGAAAGGAGACTCAGATGTGAATCAATCCTAACTGCATACAGCTGTTCTTATACTTCTTGATGTTGCATGACTGACAGAACCATTAATGACAAATGAATGGATGTATTTATCCTGCTTCCAAAGCTAAGTCTAAAGCACCTCCATTCGCTATCACCTTTAATTCAGCCTGAGTCAATATGAAGCCAGGTCTAACTTGTAtaatcattttgcccagcagttgttttttgttttttggagaGATCAATGTAGATCAGTCATCTTCTCAATGACTAAAGAAGTCATATCTCGTTATcgtaacaacacaaataaaataaaaacatacaaataaaagtTGTATAAATATTTCGATTTATTTCTGCACagtaaaatagttttctttttctcttcaaacatgcaaatatacacttgtgtgcagtcatctacatacatacatatacacaatgacaCAGCCACATATATTGGTGTATACACTTACAATTGTATACAGTCCATAAACATACAACCATACTTTAAGGATGACATTTCATATCATTAGACAAAATGGTAAATTTTTAAAGGGATTTCAGTaagatttttaaataataataatgataataaaaataataataataataataataataataataataaaattactttgaaaaataaaaccattaaaatgatgatgatgataataataataataataataataataataataataataataataataataataataataatgatgataataataaaaataaagaaccaataaaaaagaaaatggtggaacaaataaatattatggaATAAAATTACATGGAGCAAGGATGCAAGATTctagaaaagagggagagaaagagagaagcaccATAGAGATAGCGTAAGACATAATTTTGATGATAACAACTCTTAAATGCCAATATGGCATTTTCTGCTGCTAATTTTTGTAAAATGGTTGAGTGtgtaatgttgttgtttacttGCACCAGACAATATTGCTagcagtattattgttgttgttgttgtcgtcattatctGTTGactgaacaacaatagcaaagacGAGATTGCACTCCACAGTCAACAACACAAGTTTCACTTGTACTTCTTTCTCTCAGCTAGAGATATTGATCTGTCAGTAATGAATCACTTTttttgtgggggaaaaaaaaaagcagacagaAACAGCCcttttattcataaatacatgtattttagTCTTTCATGCTGCCATGGTCATATATActtaagtagaaaaaaaaaaaaagggaaaggaaaaaaaaaatcaacaacaccaGATTTTGAATCTCATAGAGAAATGTGAGATGGTAGCCATGTATTCTGTGGTGAGGTGCAGTGAGTAATTTTTAGTTTTTGGTTTCGTTCACTCACTCAATGTCACTTTTTTAATTGTTCATCGGTAGACTTTGcgaatgtgttttaaaaaaaggtTTCCACTCGCCTGCTCATACAGATCTTTATACAAAGTGTAAtttggttttaaaattttatacattattatatacatgtggaCAGTCCACTATGGACTAAAGTAATATTTAGCTAGACTCAACCATTCCTGCGGGGGAAAAAGTAAGACTGCCAAACAaatgtgtttgcttttttttctataaatatagatataatatatatatatataaatatataggaatgtaaaaagggtttttattttttaattttgttagatCTTCAGGAGTAAAGCACTCCAGAGGTTTCTGTGTATCAAGTTAAATTGAACTGAGTCAAATCATAATTAAATAGGCTTTCTTTAGTGATAAGTGCATAGGATTGTTTTCTTCCTATGGGTTGATATTACGTTACGtcatttaattatgattaagGGACATGTCAGGCCCTAATAAAAGCCTGAACAGTCTTTCATTGACAAAGCACAATAAAACTTTGGTTGTTACAAGTGTCCTGGGTGATTAAGGACAGCTCACACCCTATCAATAGATTGTCATAGTTTATCCACAACACTTGAGAGAGATTGGTTTTTCCTGCTACAAGTACTATCAGGAGAAGTGAGAGAAAAACGTAACAGTCGGCATTTTGTGCACAATGTATTTAGCAAATGCTCAAACTGTTGTAGcccaccagattttttttttttagacttggTAGTTTGTTCATTCATATCTGCTGCTGTGTTGCCAAGTAACAGAGACAATCCAAATTGCGTTTCATAAAACTTAgagcgcaaaaaaaaaaagaaagaaaaaaaagagggcaGCAGAGGTTGCTGTTAAGTCACTCCATGAATTGCAATGGAAACTAATCTTATCTGTAATGCTGTTACTAAACTACCAGATTATTGATCTGTAAGATTGTGTTCAATGACAATTTTACTAGAATTATTCATTTGGACAATTTAAACTGCttttaatagatttaaatatGCAGAATTTAAATGGTTTACAAAACAGTAAACTAGTTGATTTTTCATTAGGAGAGTTGAGGTGTCTACtttttaagaaacaaataaatgtatcaaaaaagttttttttttctgtgaagtatttgtttttttgttttttttaaatactgaaatccctcaattaacagaaaaaaagagCTCTTGGACATTTTTACAGACATTTGAAAATTTAGTTAAAACAACAATTTAGAGAAAGTCTATTAGTTGTAATATTTTTGggagttttaaatatttttatattttttaagctgccttttttaaaagtttaatctttttttgGGAGGATACTTtgtaacttttttgttttatctttaaagTTAAAAAACTATCtgtttaataaaaagaataactggaaaaaaattgtaattataaATCTTTGTCCCAGAATAAAAGACAAGTATACTCAGATTTCCTTtgacaaaataaaagacaataccAAATAAAATTCTGAGCTTAATTTGCAGTAACTGGTTGCAGCTTCACACACTCTTCCTCTCGTTTTTGAAGTATATTTTGGCTACAACTCAGTGGTAAAACCTTTTCTGTATTGGTTGGTGGAGAGAAATACTCTTCATTATACAGGTGCTTAATGCAGTCATAAATTTCATCAACTTCAATTTGCTCAAGCCGGCGTTTCACACAAACTCGTTTTTTGTGTCCATAAATTACAGGAGGCTTAGGAAGATGGAATTTGGTGCTAAGATAGCGACTGCATTCCTCTCGGCAGTTAATGAGTTGATCAGTTGGAACCTagcaaagataaaaaatacatacatttaacatAAAATGATATCTGCACAAAAATATCAATTAGATATCTAAATTTCTCTGAGGTCACCCAAATTGCTAAGAACAGCAGTCACATCCCCTCAAAATGATGGATACACTGGATAATGAAAACAGAGAGGTAGCCAAAGCTAGAATGCTCTTGATCATAGATTGGCCCATCAAGACCAGCCTGGGGTTAAGTAACAACTGATTAGTCAAACATAaggtttgaactcatgacctgGTAATCAGCAGCCTATTACAGCCTCAATCATCTGCTCCAAGGTTCAACAAACATAGTATGTGCTTTTGATAAAGACACTTTGCTCTTAACACATTATCATGCCAGTTACATAAGGTAGAAATTATCAATGGCAGTAGTGGGAGCATAATGTAATGAGTGTTTTGTAACTATTAGCAATTCTTGAAATAGACTAGAATCCTATTTATGGCAAGAAATGCTGTATTTCTCAATAGTTTTCAGGAACGTTATCACATATTAATGACTTACTGGAAAAACCAAAACTTACCTCTGTAATTTTTTGCAGCATCATTGTCAACTGGAGCCACGAGTGAAAGATATGAGACTCTAGTTCAAGGCTGAACACTGCAAGAACCAAAACTGATGGGCGGAAGACCATAAACCTATGATTACATAAGCATCGAAAAACCTTGGAAGTCAAGGATGCCAGCTGGTGAGAAGGTGTCATATTACCAAGATATAGATACTGTGGGTACATAGAAAGCAACAATGCAtgaatctgaaaataaaataaaaataataatcttatatTTCTGATGGGTTTTGACAAAGTCAATCAAAATATGCAGTAAATTCTTGATATATCCCCATCTCTTAGGAAATATcctttgtaataaatattttacagaaatatacTTACAGTGTGAAGAAAATCAATGTGGCTAACATTCCTCAAATTCCAGTCCAGTTTACCGAGAATCTCTCTCTCCATTCGCAAAATTTCAGATACACTACAACCACATTGACTTTCAGCAGCCAACTCTCGAGTACTAGGAATAAcctgcaaggaaaaaaaaaataataaataaagaggtGTGATTCGAGTGAGCTGTGAATACAGCATTAGGTAATGCTGAAATTAAATTcaaacaaatagaaagacatttcttagaatggaaataaatattaaactgacCTCATCTTCTTCAATGGTTTTTGCTGCCAgaaagaagcaggatactgcaACACAGTGAAGATATTTTGGTGGTACCTGCAAAAATATTGCTTAATTAGCAAATTgatttttcaacagaaattttaAGTTAACAGATTAAAGTAGAAACAATGACCTAAGACAATCAATTATTAAACTGGATCTGTTAACTCAGTACACTAAGTATGAGTAATATACTGACTGATTCGGTCACCAATATCTATTCTCTATTTAAATACAACAGAAACATGTCTTGTCAAAAGAACTTGTGGCttcatggtaagaagcttgctcctcaaccacatgattccaggttcagttccactgcatagcatcttgagcaagtgtcttctactaaagccctggactgaccaaaaccttgtgagtgaatttggcagatggaaactgaaagaagcttgtcagtTGTacgtgtttgttctccaccactgcctgacaaccagtgttggtgtgtttacatccccataacttaatggtttggcagaaagaaacagaagtactaggcttaaaaaaaaataagtacaggagtcagtttgttcggctaaacccttcaaggtggtgctccagtatggccacagttcaatgattgaaacaagtgatgAAAGGGAAACCATAACAATAAGGTGTAACACCAACTGCCAGATAAGTAGGTCAGTGTCTGGTACAGCCATATTGAGTCGATCAACTACATCCTGTTAACTAACCAAGAGAATCTGGAAAAACCCAAACGACATTCCGATAAGCTAAACTTAGAAAATATCAATTACTAACTTTAACCAGTGTGACTCATTATTTAATAATGTAAGGTTGTCTAACTATTATCAAGAAGGTAACCAATATGACCTTTAAATTGAAGGAACAGATTTCTATGGAGGTGGCCCtatgaatgaaaagaaacttGAGCGGGGCCCTTGATGTAGTCTTGCAGCCAACAATTCCAGGGCAGAGCACAAACCTTGAAGAGATTTCTAATGGAAGTTGCTTCATCAATTAGACAAAATCAGGTCTAAGGTAGACAAAGCTTAATGATTGAAAATAATACACAACTGTTGTGAGTTTTTATCACTTTGTATTAATTGAGAGTACCATAAAGAAACTGAGCTCAAGCGGGATACCTTGAGTTTTAAGAGTAGTTCCTTGTTACTTTTCTCTAGATACATGAAAAGATGATAACTAAGCCTCCACTCCTTCAAATGATGAAGTAGATCCAATTTGAACTGGATGAACTGGGCCAACGAGAGCAAAATGTCTTGGTTATTGACACAAAAAAGCAACCATAATGGAATTTTGTCTAATTTTGATGAAATACAGTCACCTCTGCTGTCCTTGACGAAGTTGCTAACTCAATCAACTGTAGTTAGAATTCTTTACAAATGTCTGTCCAAGTTTGAAGAACTattcaatcaaatgactgaatgtTTCTAAAACAAGATGGATGAgaaggagaaatggaaagaaagcagCTTAATAGATTACAACAGTCATGGGCAACCTGCAGCATTAGAGACTTTCTAAATGGGATACCTAATGAAAAAAATTACTGCAAATTGATTCAGCAGTGTGACTAGCCTcatgatgaaccatgtctcaaaTGGTTTGCTACTGCCTGGATAATAATCACAAAACAACGAAGTCAAAAGGATTACAACATACCTTAACAGAATTAAGGAATCGATCCAATATGTTCAGTGTCAAAGAGACAGTTTCCGGAGTGAAGTGGAAGTTTCTGTTAACACTAACCAACCATGAAGCAGCCCAGTCTCTCTGAGAGCCTGTAACACACTGAAATTAAGAGGAGgcagataattaattaataagctTAAAAGTAGAAGTGCTGCATGTACAAGAAAATCCACatatcaatataattaactaGTATCAGAAGTAGCgcattaattatatttgttagacaaatttctatgtttatttgAAAGAGGTTTTATTCTTAATACAACCTTAACCTTAATGGGAAGGTTGGAaagatttataatatttaatgaagAGAGAATGTAAATGTTGTAATGTAAAGTCTTTGCCAAAGGCATCGATGGATTGAAGTAGCTAAAGTTGGTAACAGAAATCAATTCAGGGAATGTTTGGTTTAACCAAGAGTAGAGTTCTTCATTCTAAACCACTCCTCACTCCAAGAAGAAGATTATCAAATTCTCCCATGTGTcaaaagaagacaataataataaatcactTGAGCATATCCTTTACTAAAAAGGTAATGTGAGCAATGACCCATTGTTGGATATCACTTATAACtcactatatttatgtatgtgtatatatatataaaggcacataGCCTATTGGTTACAGTGtagcactcatgatcgtaagattttgGGGTCGATGCCTGGACCAGgtagcatgttgtgttcttgagcaaaacactttacttcacgttgccccattccactcagctgtaaatgggcaACCTTGCAACAGACTAGCCTTCTAATCAGGGAGCACCTTGACTTGCTCTCCTAGCCAGCAGGATGGCaccattcgaaagctaaaacaatgcgaacCACATTGTAACCAGCGATGTATTACAACATCTCGTAGTGTGGTCAATACCATGATGTGAtgtgatatctgtgtgtgtgcgcatgtgtgtgtgtgtatgtatatcgacacacatgaataaaatataaaacatagtaATTCCTCTTTAAGCAGGTAGGTAGAAGGATATATAATAGATTAGATACCCAAAGTATATCTGAAGAACCAAATGTTaagaagaggggagagagaagaacATCATGTAATGTTGTCTCCACTTCTCATGAAACGCTTAAGCAGATGCAAGGCATTTTTCCCAAAGTATGTACAAGTTAAAAGCTGAGAGGTGGCAGGGggaacagtcacaca
The sequence above is a segment of the Octopus bimaculoides isolate UCB-OBI-ISO-001 chromosome 13, ASM119413v2, whole genome shotgun sequence genome. Coding sequences within it:
- the LOC106881559 gene encoding cyclin-I; the protein is MKFNLGIGDAQVLQMLSESINKERQQWKAKFFRRHGDTCVTGSQRDWAASWLVSVNRNFHFTPETVSLTLNILDRFLNSVKVPPKYLHCVAVSCFFLAAKTIEEDEVIPSTRELAAESQCGCSVSEILRMEREILGKLDWNLRNVSHIDFLHTIHALLLSMYPQYLYLGNMTPSHQLASLTSKVFRCLCNHRFMVFRPSVLVLAVFSLELESHIFHSWLQLTMMLQKITEVPTDQLINCREECSRYLSTKFHLPKPPVIYGHKKRVCVKRRLEQIEVDEIYDCIKHLYNEEYFSPPTNTEKVLPLSCSQNILQKREEECVKLQPVTAN